One Serpentinicella alkaliphila DNA segment encodes these proteins:
- a CDS encoding IS1634 family transposase, with protein sequence MEILLDTVDSEAKKILEYNIKNTSDELEQNIATYDKNFEMNENKLFKHLNDHIGKIIPDRNMSLAFYDCTTYYFESFDEDGFRERGMSKDNKRNETQVVMGLLIDTNGIPISYRLFKGNKHELHTMEEVIDDILNNYTIKEIIIVVIGA encoded by the coding sequence ATGGAAATCCTCTTAGATACCGTTGATTCAGAGGCTAAAAAAATATTAGAATATAACATTAAAAACACTTCTGATGAATTGGAACAAAATATAGCTACCTATGATAAAAATTTTGAAATGAATGAAAATAAACTTTTCAAACATTTAAATGATCATATAGGAAAGATTATTCCAGATAGAAATATGTCATTAGCATTTTATGACTGTACAACCTATTACTTTGAGTCTTTTGATGAAGACGGATTTAGAGAAAGAGGTATGAGTAAGGATAATAAAAGAAATGAAACACAAGTTGTTATGGGCTTACTAATAGACACCAATGGGATACCTATTTCTTATAGGCTTTTTAAAGGCAACAAACATGAATTACATACCATGGAAGAAGTCATTGACGATATATTAAATAATTACACCATAAAAGAAATCATAATAGTGGTGATAGGGGCTTAA